Proteins co-encoded in one Nitrospiria bacterium genomic window:
- a CDS encoding YIP1 family protein, translating to MNDLMDRMIRAAMLDVHLYEEVEADKGAMGQATLVVVLSGIAAGIGTMGEGGLGGIILGTVAALIGWYIWAFLTYFIGTKVLPEPQTHADHGELLRTIGFSSSPGLLRALGILPGMTGVVFFGASVWMLVAMVIAVRQALDYQSTWRAVGVCVIGWIIQSIILVILFTLLGGSPKSV from the coding sequence ATGAACGATTTAATGGACCGGATGATTCGTGCTGCGATGCTCGATGTGCATCTTTATGAGGAGGTGGAAGCGGACAAAGGGGCGATGGGACAGGCGACGCTGGTCGTGGTTCTATCCGGTATCGCCGCTGGAATCGGAACCATGGGGGAAGGGGGCCTCGGCGGGATCATTTTGGGAACGGTTGCCGCCCTTATCGGGTGGTATATCTGGGCATTTCTGACCTACTTCATCGGAACAAAAGTACTTCCGGAACCCCAGACCCATGCAGATCACGGCGAATTATTGCGGACCATCGGGTTTTCAAGTTCTCCGGGACTCCTCCGGGCGTTGGGAATCCTTCCCGGAATGACAGGGGTCGTCTTTTTCGGCGCCTCGGTTTGGATGCTGGTGGCCATGGTGATTGCGGTCCGGCAAGCGTTGGATTATCAAAGCACGTGGCGGGCCGTGGGGGTTTGCGTCATCGGCTGGATCATCCAGTCCATCATTCTGGTAATACTGTTCACCCTATTGGGCGGCAGTCCTAAATCGGTATAG